Genomic window (Roseivirga sp. 4D4):
TCCCCTGCCTGAAATTCCAACGACAGCACCATAGTAACGCTTGATGTCTTCTCTCAGTGAATCACCATAGCCACCAACTTCACCCATACCCGTGATCTTATTGAGGTCGTTCGGGTTAAAACCAAAGCCATAACTCGGCATTCCCATGCCTCCCCAGACTTCAATATGATATCCTCTAGGGAAGTCCAATTTCGCGTCATTTAACCACCAAGGTGTATAAACGTGCATTCCTCCAACACCGTCTTCGTTATAAATCTTGCGATCCATCAGTTTAGGAATGAATACTGCTCTGCTGGCTCCTGTAGAATCATGCAAATATTTACCCACTACTCCACTACTATTGCCTAAGCCATCTTGATGCACTGAACTCTTTGAATTCAGAAGTATCCTTGCGGTAGAACATGCAGAGGCTGCCATTACCACTGTTCTTGCTTTCAAATGATAGGTCTTTCTATCCAGCTTATTAACATAAGTAACACCTGTGGCCTTACCCTCTTTATCCGTAGTGACTTCACTTACCATAGCTTCCGTGAAGAGCTCAACCTTTCCGCCATTCTTCTGGGCAGGAAAAATTAAACATGTTCCTGATGAGAAATCGGCATAAGCCGAACATGCTCGATTACACTGCCCACAATAGAAGCAGCTTCCACGCTGGTTATTGATACGCTTGGTCAATATAGATAGCCGTGAAGGAATTACTGGAATTCCTGTTTTTCTAGCGGCATTGATATAGTGTAACTCATGTAATCTGGGCTTTGGAGGAGGCAAGAAGAAACCATCAGGTTCGTTTTTGATATTCTCCTTACTCCCGAATACTCCGATCAGCTTATCTACTTTATCATAGTAAGGCTTGACATCATCATAACCAATGGGCCAGTTATCGCCTAAACCATCAATACTTTTTCGTTTAAAATCGAGAGGTCCGAACCTCAGCGATATTCTTCCCCAGTGATTGGTTCTACCCCCAAGCATTCTGGACCTAAACCAGCGAAAGTCGGTTCCGCTTTCATTCGTAAAAGGTTCTCCTTCCAAATTCCATCCGCCATAAGCGGCATCAAAGTCTCCAAAAGATCTTCTATCTGAGCTGGCTCCTCTTCGGGGAGATTCCCAAGGCCATCGCAATTGATTTCTGTATTCATCTTGCGCTGGGTCAAAGAATGGACCTGCTTCTAAAACCGCAACATCGAAACCTGCTTCGGAGAGGATTTTAGTGGCCATTCCGCCACCTGCACCTGATCCTACTATGGCTACATCATACGTTTTGGCTGATTCAATTATCTGCATAAGGTTGATTATTATTCAATAATGGAAATGGTCTGTCGCATAGCATCAATGGTCTTTTGCAATGCCGCTTCATTATCTAAACTATTAAGTTCCTGATTAAAGGGTTCTGCCCTGACTGGCCCATCATAGCCAATCTCCAATAGAGCAATTAAAAACTTTTCAATATCTATTACTCCAGTCGCTGAAGGCAATTCTCTTTCCCAATCGAGTTGTTCTGCTGCTGTTCTTCCAGCTTTCGCATCATTCAAATCCACTGTGACAATGCTTTTGGGATCTAGGCCTAGAATATCTTGATCGGACTCCCCGGCACAATACCAATGGAAGGCATCAAGCTGAAAACCCACATTCGGTTCATTAATCGCATCGATTAACTCCTGCAATTCGGTCATCGTTCTGATGAAACTGAATTTATCCCTCGACATAAGCGTCTTTGGTCCAACATATTCAAGTCCCAACATAATGTCATGATTTGCCAGTAACTGCGCTACTTCTTTAAGTCTGCGCGTATGCCGATCGAAATTTTGACGATAAGTCAACTTGTCGTGCGTAGGCATAATCCATGTAGACATTCTCTTGGCGCCCGAGAGTTCTAAGGCATAAGCTGCTTCGTTGAGTCTCGAAAAGTCAGATCGAAAATCTGGCGCAGACTCTCTAAACTGTACTGGAAGATTAGCAGTACCCCAGGTGATATTGTTCTCCTTCATCTTTTCCAGAAAAGTGTCAAG
Coding sequences:
- a CDS encoding sugar phosphate isomerase/epimerase family protein, with the protein product MIDSGRREFLTKASALSLSAILPTSMWLPNQRIKRQFRICLNPGSIGVQLSQQALLDSAIAYGFEAIVPLTDQLATMRDRGLDTFLEKMKENNITWGTANLPVQFRESAPDFRSDFSRLNEAAYALELSGAKRMSTWIMPTHDKLTYRQNFDRHTRRLKEVAQLLANHDIMLGLEYVGPKTLMSRDKFSFIRTMTELQELIDAINEPNVGFQLDAFHWYCAGESDQDILGLDPKSIVTVDLNDAKAGRTAAEQLDWERELPSATGVIDIEKFLIALLEIGYDGPVRAEPFNQELNSLDNEAALQKTIDAMRQTISIIE
- a CDS encoding GMC family oxidoreductase, which encodes MQIIESAKTYDVAIVGSGAGGGMATKILSEAGFDVAVLEAGPFFDPAQDEYRNQLRWPWESPRRGASSDRRSFGDFDAAYGGWNLEGEPFTNESGTDFRWFRSRMLGGRTNHWGRISLRFGPLDFKRKSIDGLGDNWPIGYDDVKPYYDKVDKLIGVFGSKENIKNEPDGFFLPPPKPRLHELHYINAARKTGIPVIPSRLSILTKRINNQRGSCFYCGQCNRACSAYADFSSGTCLIFPAQKNGGKVELFTEAMVSEVTTDKEGKATGVTYVNKLDRKTYHLKARTVVMAASACSTARILLNSKSSVHQDGLGNSSGVVGKYLHDSTGASRAVFIPKLMDRKIYNEDGVGGMHVYTPWWLNDAKLDFPRGYHIEVWGGMGMPSYGFGFNPNDLNKITGMGEVGGYGDSLREDIKRYYGAVVGISGRGESVPQKDNYCEIDNEVVDEWGIPVLKFNYQWTDNEVKQAKHMQDTFEEVLSATGGILLGDKPGADREYGLTKPGEIIHEVGTTRMGNDPRTSVTNKYNQLHDCENVFVMDAGPFVSQADKNPTWTILALAWRASDYLVDQVKKRNI